From the Gramella sp. Hel_I_59 genome, one window contains:
- a CDS encoding glutamate synthase subunit beta — translation MGEIRGFLEYERKDEDTILPQDRIKNYYEFQKELPTEELKKQGGRCMDCGIPFCHSGCPLGNLIPDFNHAVYRNEWQKALTILHATNNFPEFTGRLCPAPCESACVLGIIEPPVAIEMIEKYIVERGFKEGWIKPEIPAVRTGKKVAVIGSGPAGLAAAQQLNRAGHEVTVLERGAKPGGLLRYGIPDFKLEKKIIDRRLEILEAEGIIFKTETEVGNNYDIAELEGFDAVVLCGGATEKRKLPIPGSDAEGVVQAMDFLTHNNQYVNGLHQLDSKYNAKGRNVIVIGGGDTGSDCVGTSNRHGANSVINFEIMPLPAEQRTKDNPWPYWPFTMKTSSSHEEGVERNWSIQTKEFIKDESGKLKALKTVEVEWIKRPGSRPELKEVEGSEKDWPCDLALLSLGFTGPEKSLAEKMGLEIDERTNIKGSKSYTTNKKNVFVAGDMRRGQSLIVWAISEGREAAHHVDKFLMGKSKLPVKGDGDLPQV, via the coding sequence ATGGGAGAGATTAGAGGATTTTTAGAATACGAAAGAAAAGATGAGGATACGATACTACCTCAGGACAGGATAAAGAATTATTATGAATTTCAGAAGGAGCTACCTACAGAAGAACTTAAGAAACAGGGAGGTAGATGCATGGATTGCGGAATACCATTCTGTCATTCAGGTTGTCCATTAGGTAACTTGATTCCGGACTTTAACCATGCAGTGTACAGAAATGAATGGCAAAAAGCACTCACAATCCTGCATGCAACAAACAATTTCCCTGAGTTTACGGGTAGATTATGTCCCGCACCTTGTGAATCAGCATGCGTATTAGGGATTATAGAGCCTCCTGTAGCGATCGAAATGATCGAGAAGTATATTGTAGAAAGAGGCTTTAAAGAAGGCTGGATAAAGCCTGAAATTCCTGCAGTGAGAACTGGTAAAAAAGTTGCCGTCATTGGTAGCGGACCTGCTGGACTGGCAGCCGCTCAGCAATTGAACAGAGCTGGTCATGAAGTTACAGTTTTAGAACGTGGTGCGAAACCGGGCGGACTCCTACGCTATGGTATACCTGATTTTAAATTAGAGAAGAAAATAATAGACCGAAGACTGGAAATTCTAGAAGCTGAAGGTATTATTTTTAAGACAGAAACTGAGGTTGGAAATAATTATGACATAGCAGAACTAGAAGGTTTCGACGCCGTTGTCCTTTGTGGTGGAGCTACGGAGAAGAGGAAATTACCAATTCCGGGTTCAGATGCTGAAGGGGTTGTGCAAGCAATGGACTTTCTCACTCATAATAATCAGTATGTAAATGGACTGCATCAGCTGGACAGCAAATACAACGCTAAAGGCAGAAATGTGATTGTTATTGGTGGTGGAGATACAGGATCAGATTGCGTTGGAACATCCAATAGACACGGAGCGAACTCGGTAATCAATTTCGAGATAATGCCTTTACCTGCAGAACAGCGTACAAAAGATAATCCGTGGCCATACTGGCCTTTTACCATGAAGACAAGCTCTTCCCACGAGGAAGGTGTTGAAAGAAATTGGAGTATACAAACCAAAGAATTCATCAAGGATGAAAGTGGTAAACTGAAAGCTCTAAAAACAGTGGAAGTAGAATGGATCAAAAGACCAGGTTCCAGACCAGAACTCAAAGAAGTAGAGGGATCTGAAAAAGACTGGCCTTGTGATCTCGCACTCCTCTCTCTTGGATTCACAGGACCAGAGAAATCGCTTGCGGAAAAAATGGGACTGGAAATAGATGAAAGAACTAATATTAAAGGAAGTAAATCCTATACTACTAATAAGAAGAATGTGTTTGTTGCCGGAGATATGCGTAGAGGACAATCACTAATTGTCTGGGCAATTTCTGAAGGACGTGAAGCAGCACATCATGTAGATAAATTCCTGATGGGTAAATCTAAATTGCCTGTAAAGGGAGATGGAGATCTTCCGCAAGTTTAG